The genomic DNA AGCTCTATCTCGCCCTGCGGCTGGCCTATCTGGAGGATTACGCCGGCCGCGCCGAGCCGGCCCCGTTCATCGGCGACGACCTGTTCTCGACCTTCGACGAGACCCGGACCGGCTACGGCCTCGATGCGCTGGCGGCGATCGGCGCCCGGGTCCAGCCGATCCTGTTCACGCACCACCGCCACGTCGCGGACATCGCTCGCGACCGGCTCGGCGACGCCGTCGACGTGGTGACGCTCTAGGCGTCGCCGGCGGAGGGGTCGTTCGTCCCCTCCCCGGCCACCGCGTCTCAGCCGCCCGCGCCCCCGAGGTAGCGCGCCTCCAGATGGGCCCGGAACGCCGCCGTGCCCAGCCTCGTCCCGGTGGCGCGGGTGAGGAGGTCGTCGGTGTCGAGCAGGCTCCCCACCGCGTGGACATGCGTGCGGAGCCAGTCCCGCAGGGGCCCGAAATCGCCCTGCGCGAGGCAGCCCGGCAGCGCCGGCTCGGCCGCGCGGGCCGCCCGGAACAGCTGCGCGGCCGCCAGGGCGCCGAGCGTGTAGGTCGGGAAATACCCGAAGGCCCCGCTCGGCCAGTGGATGTCCTGGAGGCAGCCGACCCGGTCGTCGGGCACCGTGAGCCCGAGGAGATCGCGCAGGCCGTCGTTGAATGCCCCCGGCAGGTCGCGCACCGCGAGGTCGCCCGCGATCATCGCGGTCTCCAGCCGGTAGCGCAGGAGGATGTGGGCCGGATAGGTCGCCTCGTCGGCATCCACGCGGATGAAGCCCGGCGCGACCCGGGTGTTGAGCGCGTGCAGGTTCTCCGGCGACCATTCCGGCCCGGACCGCCCGAACGCCGCCTGCAGGAGCGGCGCCAGGAAGCTGAAGAACTCCCGGCTCCGGCAGGCCTGCATCTCCACGATGAGCGACTGGCTCTCGTGCAGGCTCATCCCCCGCGCCGCGCCGACCGGCTGGTTGCGCCACGCCGCCGGCCGGCCCTGCTCGTAGAGGGCGTGCCCGGTCTCGTGGAGAACGCCCATCAGCGCCCGGCCGAAATCGGCCGCGTCGTAGCGCGTCGTGATCCGCACGTCGTCGGTGGCGCCGCCGCAGAACGGGTGCAGGCTGATGTCGAGCCGGCCGCGGGTGAAGTCGAAGCCGACCGCCTCCATCAGCTTCAGGCCGAGGTCCCGCTGCACCGCCACGTCGAACGGGCCGGCGAGCGGGAGCGGCGCCGGCCGGGACGCCTGGATCTCCCGGGCACGGGCGATCAGGGCCGGCAGCCAGCCGGTCAGGTCCGCGAAGAGCGGGTCGATCGTCGCCCGGCGCATGCCGGGATCGTAGCTGTCGAGGAGCGCGTCGTAGGGATCGAGGCCGAGGGCCGCGCCCTTCGCCTGGCCGATCTCCCGCTGGAGCCGCAGCACCTCGGCGAGGTGGGGTTCGAGGCGGGCGAAATCGGCGTCGCGCCGCGCCTCGCGCCAGACCATCTCCGAGCGGGACACGGCGCGGGAGCTGGCCTCGACGAGGTCGCGGGGGACCGCCGTGGCGTGGGCCTGTGCGCGGCGCATCTCCCGCAGGTTGGCGGCGGGCCAGGGCTCGAGGCCCCCGCCCTGCTCGGCCGCCGCGAGCTCCTCGGCGGCCTCGGGGGCGGTGAGCATCCCGTGGGCGAGCCCGCGCAGGATCGCGAGCTGGTCCCCGCGGGCCTCGGCGGCGCCGTCCGGCATCAGGGTCTGCGCGTCCCATCCGAGGATCCCGGCCGCGCCCTCCAGGGCGGCGAGCCGGGCGAAGCGCTGTTCGAGGGTCTGATAGGCGGTCATGCGGTCTCCGGTCGGGTACGTCTCGCGGCGCGATGCGGCGGGTCTCATCCCGCCTGAAGCATCTCCAGTTCCAGCCAGCGGTCCTCCGCCTGCGACAGCTCGGTCTCGGCCTGGGCCAGCATGGTCGAGGCCTTGTCGAACCGGGCCGGGTCGCGGGCGTAGAGCTCGGGGTCGGCGAGGATCGTGCGGAGCTGGGCGATCGCCGTCTCCAGCTTCTCGATGCGGGCCGGCAGGGTCTTCAATTCGTGCTGGTCCTTGAAGCCGAGCTTGGGCTTGCCCGACGGCTGGGCGGCCGGCGCGGCGGCGCGCTCGCGCGACTCCTTCGCCTTCGGCGCGACGGTCCGCGCCTCGACGCCCTGGCCGCGCTGGACCAGCATGTCGCTGTAGCCGCCGGCATACTCGACCCAGCGGCCGGCGCCCTCCGAGACCAGCACGCTGCCGGCCACGCGGTCGAGGAAGTCGCGGTCGTGGCTCACCAGGATCAGCGTGCCCTGGTAGTCGCCCAGCATCTCCTGGAGCAGGTCGAGGGTCTCGAGGTCGAGGTCGTTGGTGGGCTCGTCGAGGACGAGGAGGTTGGCCGGCTGGGCCAGGGCGCGGGCGATCAGCAGCCGGTTGCGCTCGCCGCCGGAGAGAACCGAGACCGGCGTGCGCGCCTGCTCGGGCGTGAACAGGAAGTCCTTGAGGTAGCCGATCACGTGGCGGCTCTGGCCGTTCACCGTGACGCTGTCGCCGCGGCCGCCGGTCAGCACGTCGGGGACGGTCATCCCGGGCTCCAGCACGGCGCGGGCCTGATCGAGCACCACCGGCAGCAGGTTGGTGCCGAGCACCACCTGCCCGGCATCCGGCGCGAGCCGGCCCATCAGCAGGTTGATCAGGGTACTCTTGCCCGCGCCGTTCGCCCCGACGATGCCGAGCCGGTCGCCCCGCATCACCCGCAGGGACAGCCCGTCGACGATCCTGCGCTCGCCGTAGCTCTTCGCGATGTCGCGGGCCTCGACGACGAGGCTCCCCGAAGATTCCGCGTCTGAGGCCTGCATGCTGACGCTGCCCACCGGGCGACGCACCTCGCGGCGGTTCTGCCGGAGTTCGTGCAGGTTGCCGAGGCGGCGGACGTTGCGCTTGCGCCGCGCGGTGACGCCGTAGCGCAGCCAGTGCTCCTCGGCGGCGATCTTGCGGTCGAGCTTGTGCTGGTCCCGCTCCTCTTCCTCGAAGAAGGCGTCGCGCCACGCCTCGAAGCTGGAGAAGCCCTGGTCGATCCGGCGGGTCTCGCCGCGGTCGAGCCAGATCGTGGCCCGCGACAGGGCCGAGAGGAAGCGCCGATCGTGGCTGATCAGCACGAGGGCCGCGCGGGTGCCCTTCAACTCCGTCTCGAGCCACTCGATCGCAGGCAGGTCGAGATGGTTGGTGGGCTCGTCGAGGAGCAGCACGTCGGGCTCGGGGGCGAGCGCCTGCGCCAGCGCGGTGCGGCGCCCCTCGCCGCCGGAGAGCTTGCTCGGATCCTCCGCGCCGGTCAGGCCGAGGCTCTCCAGCAGGTAGCGGGCGCGGTGGGTCGATTCGCCCGGCGGCAGGCCGGCCTCGACGAAATCCAGGGTGGTGGCGAAGCCCGTGAAATCCGGCTCCTGTGCGAGGTAGCGGATCGTCGTGCCGGGCTGGACGAAGCGCCGGCCCCGGTCGGGCTCCGTGAGGCCCGCGGCGATCTTCATGAGCGTCGACTTCCCCGACCCGTTCCGGCCGACGAGGCAGGTGCGCTCGCCCGGCGCGATGGCGAGGCTCGCGCCCGTGATCAGCGGCGT from Methylobacterium oryzae includes the following:
- a CDS encoding carboxypeptidase M32; this encodes MTAYQTLEQRFARLAALEGAAGILGWDAQTLMPDGAAEARGDQLAILRGLAHGMLTAPEAAEELAAAEQGGGLEPWPAANLREMRRAQAHATAVPRDLVEASSRAVSRSEMVWREARRDADFARLEPHLAEVLRLQREIGQAKGAALGLDPYDALLDSYDPGMRRATIDPLFADLTGWLPALIARAREIQASRPAPLPLAGPFDVAVQRDLGLKLMEAVGFDFTRGRLDISLHPFCGGATDDVRITTRYDAADFGRALMGVLHETGHALYEQGRPAAWRNQPVGAARGMSLHESQSLIVEMQACRSREFFSFLAPLLQAAFGRSGPEWSPENLHALNTRVAPGFIRVDADEATYPAHILLRYRLETAMIAGDLAVRDLPGAFNDGLRDLLGLTVPDDRVGCLQDIHWPSGAFGYFPTYTLGALAAAQLFRAARAAEPALPGCLAQGDFGPLRDWLRTHVHAVGSLLDTDDLLTRATGTRLGTAAFRAHLEARYLGGAGG
- a CDS encoding ATP-binding cassette domain-containing protein — its product is MAAPPLLTLQDVALTFGGTPLITGASLAIAPGERTCLVGRNGSGKSTLMKIAAGLTEPDRGRRFVQPGTTIRYLAQEPDFTGFATTLDFVEAGLPPGESTHRARYLLESLGLTGAEDPSKLSGGEGRRTALAQALAPEPDVLLLDEPTNHLDLPAIEWLETELKGTRAALVLISHDRRFLSALSRATIWLDRGETRRIDQGFSSFEAWRDAFFEEEERDQHKLDRKIAAEEHWLRYGVTARRKRNVRRLGNLHELRQNRREVRRPVGSVSMQASDAESSGSLVVEARDIAKSYGERRIVDGLSLRVMRGDRLGIVGANGAGKSTLINLLMGRLAPDAGQVVLGTNLLPVVLDQARAVLEPGMTVPDVLTGGRGDSVTVNGQSRHVIGYLKDFLFTPEQARTPVSVLSGGERNRLLIARALAQPANLLVLDEPTNDLDLETLDLLQEMLGDYQGTLILVSHDRDFLDRVAGSVLVSEGAGRWVEYAGGYSDMLVQRGQGVEARTVAPKAKESRERAAAPAAQPSGKPKLGFKDQHELKTLPARIEKLETAIAQLRTILADPELYARDPARFDKASTMLAQAETELSQAEDRWLELEMLQAG